The following proteins are co-located in the Hydractinia symbiolongicarpus strain clone_291-10 chromosome 7, HSymV2.1, whole genome shotgun sequence genome:
- the LOC130648636 gene encoding uncharacterized protein LOC130648636, with amino-acid sequence MSWLDVFVETWLLLFRLNTRAYIYVCIRARPYTSVVRLQVSLGLAHLCTYIITASFLCTIFQACLKKSFIPVQWRIASEVYKPKNNTPCPSNIKDFRPIALLNVKGKLFFSLISKRLESHIIKKNNFINTSIQKVCMEEVPVCWEHMSIVWSTRKNAKAQHSSPSATWLDIANAYPSVPHKLIFMSLKRYGVPESWIRLIQLYYDSLWSKSFSASAPSSWHQHCRGVLSAVHFPLYYFLQL; translated from the exons ATGTCGTGGCTGGATGTCTTCGTCGAGACTTGGCTGCTCCTTTTCAGA TTAAACACAAGAGCCTATATTTACGTATGTATCAGAGCTCGACCATACACCTCGGTAGTCCGTCTCCAAGTGTCTCTGGGTCTCGCCCACCTATGTACATATATCATAACAGCATCGTTTCTGTGTACCATTTTTCAAGCTTGTCTAAAGAAGTCTTTTATTCCTGTGCAATGGAGAATTGCATCAGAAGTTTATAAACCTAAAAACAACACACCTTGTCCATCCAACATAAAGGATTTTCGCCCCATAGCTCTTCTGAATGTTAAAggaaagctcttttttagtttgatttcCAAGCGGTTAGAATcgcatattataaagaaaaacaacttcattAATACTTCCATTCAAAAAGTTTGTATGGAAGAAGTTCCGGTTTGCTGGGAACACATGTCTATTGTTTGGTCCACACGTAAGAATGCGAAGGCACAACATTCTTCACCTTCAGCCACATGGCTTGATATTGCTAATGCGTACCCTTCAGTTCCGCACAAGCTGATTTTTATGTCTCTCAAACGCTATGGTGTACCAGAATCATGGATAAGGCTCATACAGCTATACTACGACAGCCTGTGGAGTAAGTCTTTTTCGGCTTCTGCTCCTTCCAGTTGGCATCAACACTGTAGGGGAGTTTTATCGGCTGTACACTTTCCATTATACTATTTCTTGCAGTTATAA